The Candidatus Rokuibacteriota bacterium sequence CTGCCGGGCGTGTACGCCGAGGGCGAGTATGATCTGGCGGGCTTCGCCGTCGGTGTCGTCGAGCGTGACCGGATCGTGGACGGGTCGGCGGTCAAGCCCGGTCACCGGATTCTGGGCCTCGCCTCCTCGGGCCTCCACTCGAACGGCTACTCGCTCGCCCGGAAGGTCATCTTCGAGCGTCTCGGGCTCGGCGTCGGCGCTCCCCTCCCCGGCGGGGAGCGGAGCGTCGGGGACGAGCTCCTGGTTCCCACGCGGATCTACGTCAAGCCGATCCTCGACCTCCTCGCTGCGCTTCCGGTCAGCGCGATGGCGCATGTCACGGGGGGCGGGATCACCGGGAACCTGCCGCGGGTCCTTCCGGAGGGCTGCCGCGCTGTGATCGAGCGTGGCGCCTGGCCGGTGCCGGGGATCTTCCAGCTCATTCAGACCGGCGGCGGCGTGGCGGCGGCTGAGATGTACCGGACCTTCAACATGGGGATCGGCTACCTCGTCGTCGTGGCGCCCGAGCACGTCGCCGCGGCGAAGCAACGGCTCGAGCGCGGCGGTGAACGGGTCTTCGAAGTCGGGGAGGTCCGCGCCGGCCCCCGGGGCGTGGAGTACGCGTGAGCTTCCTCGGAGGGGGGCTCCGCCCCCCTTCCGATGCCTCCCCCCGGGATTGCGCCGGCCCACCCGGCGCTCGAAGGGATGGTGCTGAATCATGAGCGAGGGTAGCCCCGTGAGCGACGGCGCCCAGGCCTGGTCGAAGCGGAGCGAGCCGCTCAGGATCGCGGTCCTCGCCTCGGGGCGCGGGAGCAACCTGCAGGCCATCATCGACGCCATCGAAGCCCGGCGCCTCGAAGCGTCCTTGGCCGTCGTAATCTCGGACCGGCCTGACGCCCAGGCCCTGGAGCGGGCGCGGCGGCACGGCGTCAAGGCGGTGTTCGTGGACCCGAAGGGCTACCCCGACCGGCAGGCCTTCGAGCGGGCCCTGATCGCCATGCTCGACGAGCACCAGGTCGAGCTGGTCTGTCTCGCGGGCTTCATGCGGGTTCTGACCCCGACCTTCGTGACAGCCTACCGCCACCGGATCATGAACATCCACCCGGCGCTACTACCTGCCTTTCCGGGGCTTCACGCCCAGCGACAGGCCCTGGAGCACGGGGTGAAGGTGGCAGGAGCCACGGTGCACTTCGTGGACGAGGGCGTGGACACGGGCCCGATCATCCTTCAGGCTGCGGTGCCGGTCGAGGAGGACGACACGGTCGAGACGCTGTCCGCCCGGATCCTCGAGCAGGAGCACCGGATCTACCCGCGAGCGATCCAGCTCTTCGCCGAAGGCCGGCTGGAGGTCAGGGGCCGCCGCGTGGTGATCCGCCCCGATTCTTAGAGGCGTGAGGCGACCCACGATCCGAGTGCGGGGCCTTCGCGACGCCGAGCGAGGGGAGGCCTTCCCTCGCACGGCCGCCGAACGGCTAGCGCTGGTGTGGGTGCTGACCCTCGACGCGTGGGCCTTCAAGGGAGAACGCCTTGCTGAACCCGGACTTCCGCGACATGTTGTCCGCGTTGTCCGACGAGCAGGCTGAGTTCCTCGTCGTCGGAGCGTACGCGGTCGCGGTTCACGGAGTCCCGCGCGCCACGGCCGATCTCGATATCTGGGTCCGACGATCCGAGGAGAACGCGGTGCGCGTGTGGCGGGCGCTGGCGCGCTTCGGCGCTCCGATGTCCGCCGTCCGTCAGGAAGATCTTCACGCGCCCGAAGTCGTCGTCCAGGTCGGCGTCGCGCCGCGCCGGATCGACCTGTTAACGTCCATCGATGGTGTCGAGTTCGAAGACGCCTGGGCACACCGAATCGAGGTCGAGATCGAAGGGCTCCGGGTGCCGGTCATCGGGCGGCGGCACCTGATCGTGAACAAGAAAGCCGTGGGCCGGCCTCAGGATCTCGCCGACGTCACCCGGCTGGAGGCGGAAGCGCCGGAATCGTGAGGCTGACGCCTGTGACCCGGGTTTGTTCGCCTCAATATGCTGCGGGCCGATATCCGGATGGACCGCCAGATTCGCAGTGTTTGCCGGAGAGCCGAGGCTTGACAACGTCGTGCAAGTGATGAACATTGCGCCTGATTTTGTCGCCGGACTCGGACAGCGTGCCGAGATAGGCTTCAGGCATAGCGTGCAAGAGACTCAATAGTTGGGCAAACAAACGAAGTGAGGTGGGAGATCCGGTGCGCACATGAAGTTCGGTGTTCGCCGATGATTCGCGCCAGCCAGCGCCGACCCGTCGCGGCATGGGCCCGCTGGTCGCGATCGGGGGGCTGTTCGTGCCGGGTGAAAACTTGCGGGAGCTTGAGGCGGCGATTCAGGCCGTGTGCGTTGAAGCGGGCTTTCCCCGCGACGAGGAGTTCAAATGGTCTCCGCCCCGCGGATCGTGGATGCACCAAGACTTGGTCGCCGACAGTCGCCGAGACTTCTTTACGCAGGTCCTGTCCTTGGCCCGAGATTCCGGCTGCACCTCAGCCGTCGTGGTCGAGGACACCAGCTGTGGTCGAGCGACCGGCGCGCCGACGCCTGAGTTTGATGTCACCCAGATGTTTCTCGAACGTGCGACATGGGCGTTGGCGCAAGAGGATGGTGTCGTTGTTGTCGATCGGCCTGGCGGTGGC is a genomic window containing:
- a CDS encoding phosphoribosylformylglycinamidine cyclo-ligase, which gives rise to MDPLTYKQSGVDIEAAEEAVRRIVPLARTTFRPEVLGGIGAFAGFFRVPAGYREPVLVASTDGVGTKLKIAVMLDRHDTIGIDLVAMGVNDVLVHGAAPLFFLDYLAVPRVVPAQVEAIVRGIAEGCRQAGASLIGGETAELPGVYAEGEYDLAGFAVGVVERDRIVDGSAVKPGHRILGLASSGLHSNGYSLARKVIFERLGLGVGAPLPGGERSVGDELLVPTRIYVKPILDLLAALPVSAMAHVTGGGITGNLPRVLPEGCRAVIERGAWPVPGIFQLIQTGGGVAAAEMYRTFNMGIGYLVVVAPEHVAAAKQRLERGGERVFEVGEVRAGPRGVEYA
- a CDS encoding phosphoribosylglycinamide formyltransferase — translated: MSEGSPVSDGAQAWSKRSEPLRIAVLASGRGSNLQAIIDAIEARRLEASLAVVISDRPDAQALERARRHGVKAVFVDPKGYPDRQAFERALIAMLDEHQVELVCLAGFMRVLTPTFVTAYRHRIMNIHPALLPAFPGLHAQRQALEHGVKVAGATVHFVDEGVDTGPIILQAAVPVEEDDTVETLSARILEQEHRIYPRAIQLFAEGRLEVRGRRVVIRPDS